One window of the Pseudochaenichthys georgianus chromosome 21, fPseGeo1.2, whole genome shotgun sequence genome contains the following:
- the LOC117466627 gene encoding uncharacterized protein isoform X2, translated as MAGDCTHMKAHYKKVETFCPSKPWSDEDGDREMQAAGNMKGRGLPARWSPNFETIDGLLYRKKLEKGFFNYREVLEEDRRQEALSTFHRRRLGQPHLSLEETYKCVAENYWWEGMYFQIRDFVLGCQECQSQHTKKPKGLAGRGCVTKTMVSHSADMLSKLRNQREAGLFCDITLRTNGQSYSAHRAVLAAVSDHFQEIFTEMDSSMKSDVDLTGFSEDSLLSLLDFSYSSTLSVCPEDLPEVIAMARHLGMWPAVEACSALMREQDQKLHPGKDFTSACACAGACHEHHRQQRVGKRKRVSDFEDSMNNCLSLRLDSSNGSLEESPRHNLRRTPKAQCHNGLPLSPSHRMKLMDFKSPSSKKAATPRHATSTPQSQNYSRISPTNTRLLRSTPGAAKKVQRWLPLPESPRKNKKSPSPKQHSRTSMSRASKVTVCSPVRIKQEVEEVGEDEQDYARAQEKYHLMNVLGLQRTALLPRPEDLIGWRQKKRLRKLKANNYSLTKRRKPRPASPGLPFGAVTLSLPLCNPVNTHLLSRSAKTKPLGPIITVQKRPKTVPPSDRSMRSKGTIPDMFRPASMPPFMGRELRRSVRRGDTAQQHLRGYAIKTKVKNTVRIKSEPTEYSLSGFPLLSNNPHDHTAHTFPPSHRTQAQHKVTAERTLRCNSSRPATKAKLKQASTREVGKTKCKPREEGRKVMDTKPRVKVNEPEGLKCSDQPPPASIYNHPLYKVIKEEPADPMPVGGAFPDPPSPDLGKRQSKPPIKLLDSGFLFSFCRPAGGPMAILKKEEESVDICLTRSVSQVGEGFGAVESPHRSLRARPPAPPVVKKERVERSVSQGKAQRPRPNARSINPQLTKCAGLKSTRTKSKQVKRPRSSRSCVRMDAVCRARLKQLRGPRSQVPKGLKAPHACPQCSTSYKSCDALIMHRLRHIEGKHWPCLLCSKTFFLLRNVRSHIRTHDPKLYKCRSCIAAGN; from the exons ATGGCCGGCGACTGCACCCACATGAAGGCTCACTACAAGAAGGTAGAGACGTTTTGTCCGTCCAAACCCTGGTCAGATGAAGACGGAGACAGGGAGATGCAGGCAGCCGGGAACATGAAAGGGCGTGGACTTCCCGCACGGTGGTCGCCCAACTTTGAGACGATAGACGGGCTGTTGTACCGCAAGAAGCTGGAGAAGGGCTTCTTCAACTACCGTGAGGTCTTGGAGGAGGACCGGAGACAGGAGGCCCTCTCCACCTTTCACCGGCGGCGCCTCGGACAGCCCCACCTGTCCCTGGAGGAGACTTACAAATGTGTGGCTGAAAACTACTGGTGGGAAG GGATGTACTTCCAGATCAGAGATTTTGTCCTGGGCTGTCAAGAGTGTCAGAGCCAGCACACCAAGAAACCTAAG GGGCTGGCTGGCAGAGGATGTGTCACCAAGACGATGGTGTCACACAGCGCTGACATGCTGAGCAAGCTGAGGAATCAGCGGGAGGCCGGGCTTTTCTGTGACATTACACTACGGACCAACGGACAATCCTACTCTGCCCATAGAGCTGTCCTGGCAGCCGTCAGCGATCACTTCCAGGAAATCTTCACAGAAATGGACTCCAGCATGAAATCAGACGTAGATCTCACCG GCTTCAGTGAGGACAGCCTCCTGTCTCTGCTGGATTTCTCCTACTCCTccactctgtctgtctgcccGGAGGACCTTCCTGAAGTTATCGCCATGGCCCGCCACCTGGGCATGTGGCCTGCTGTGGAAGCCTGCTCGGCCCTCATGAGAGAGCAAGACCAAAAACTCCATCCCGGCAAGGACTTTACCTCAGCCTGTGCCTGTGCCGGCGCCTGTCATGAGCATCACCGCCAGCAGAGGGTAGGCAAAAGGAAAAGGGTTTCGGATTTCGAGGACAGTATGAACAACTGCTTAAGTCTGAGGCTGGATTCATCAAATGGGTCATTAGAAGAAAGTCCAAGGCACAATTTGCGCAGGACACCAAAAGCCCAATGCCATAATGGTCTCCCTCTGAGCCCCTCACACAGGATGAAGCTCATGGACTTCAAATCTCCCTCTTCCAAGAAAGCTGCCACCCCTCGACACGCTACATCCACCCCACAGTCGCAGAATTACTCGCGCATATCACCAACAAACACCCGTCTTCTCCGCTCCACTCCTGGGGCTGCCAAAAAGGTTCAGAGATGGCTACCCCTGCCAGAGAGCCCTcgaaaaaacaaaaaatctcCCTCTCCCAAACAGCATTCCCGCACCTCGATGTCAAGGGCTTCAAAGGTCACTGTGTGCAGCCCTGTGAGGATCAAGCAGGAAGTAGAGGAGGTTGGAGAGGATGAACAGGATTACGCAAGAGCACAGGAGAAGTACCATCTGATGAATGTTCTCGGGTTACAGAGGACCGCCCTCCTCCCAAGACCAGAAGATCTGATTGGCTGGAGGCAGAAGAAACGATTAAGAAAGCTGAAGGCTAACAACTATTCGCTGACAAAGCGTAGGAAACCACGCCCTGCCTCCCCAGGACTGCCATTTGGGGCTGTGACGCTGTCGCTGCCCCTCTGTAACCCTGTTAACACTCATCTTCTTAGCAGGTCGGCAAAGACCAAGCCTTTGGGTCCAATCATCACCGTGCAGAAGAGGCCAAAGACCGTCCCTCCGAGTGACAGGAGCATGAGAAGTAAAGGTACAATACCAGACATGTTCCGCCCTGCATCAATGCCTCCCTTCATGGGGAGGGAACTCAGGCGGTCGGTGAGGAGGGGTGACACTGCCCAGCAGCATCTGAGAGGCTACGCCatcaaaactaaagtgaaaaatACGGTGAGGATTAAGTCAGAACCAACTGAATACTCTCTCTCAGGTTTCCCTCTTTTATCAAACAACCCCCACGACCACACAGCCCACACGTTTCCACCCTCACACAGGACACAGGCCCAACATAAAGTCACTGCAGAGAGAACGCTGCGTTGCAACAGCAGCCGACCTGCAACAAAGGCTAAGCTTAAGCAGGCCTCCACAAGGGAGGTGGGTAAGACAAAGTGTAAGCctagagaggaggggaggaagGTCATGGACACTAAACCGAGAGTGAAGGTCAATGAACCCGAGGGGCTCAAGTGTTCAGACCAGCCTCCTCCCGCATCCATCTACAACCACCCTCTGTACAAAGTCATCAAAGAGGAGCCGGCAGACCCCATGCCCGTCGGAGGAGCCTTCCCCGATCCCCCCTCACCGGACCTGGGCAAGCGCCAGAGCAAGCCCCCCATCAAGCTACTGGACTCGGGCTTTTTGTTCAGCTTCTGTCGGCCAGCAGGGGGCCCGATGGCAATACTGAAGAAAGAGGAGGAGAGCGTGGACATCTGCCTGACGCGCTCTGTGTCACAAGTTGGGGAAGGATTTGGAGCGGTGGAATCCCCCCACAGGTCGCTGAGAGCCAGACCCCCCGCCCCGCCTGTGGTAAAGAAGGAGAGGGTGGAGAGGAGCGTGAGCCAAGGCAAGGCTCAGAGACCCCGGCCGAACGCCCGCAGCATCAATCCTCAACTGACTAAATGTGCCGGGTTGAAGTCCACACGGACCAAGTCAAAG CAGGTGAAACGCCCTCGGAGCAGCAGGAGTTGCGTCAGGATGGACGCTGTGTGTCGGGCCAGGCTAAAGCAGCTTCGAGGGCCACGTAGTCAGGTCCCCAAAGGCCTCAAGGCGCCCCACGCCTGTCCGCAGTGCTCCACCTCCTACAAGAGCTGTGACGCTCTGATCATGCATCGCCTCAGACACATCGAGGGCAAGCACTGGCCATGTCTG CTCTGCAGTAAGACGTTCTTTCTGCTGAGGAATGTACGGAGCCACATCCGCACACATGACCCCAAGTTGTACAAATGCCGGAGCTGCATCGCTGCCGGAAACTGA
- the LOC117466627 gene encoding uncharacterized protein isoform X1, with amino-acid sequence MAGDCTHMKAHYKKVETFCPSKPWSDEDGDREMQAAGNMKGRGLPARWSPNFETIDGLLYRKKLEKGFFNYREVLEEDRRQEALSTFHRRRLGQPHLSLEETYKCVAENYWWEGMYFQIRDFVLGCQECQSQHTKKPKGLAGRGCVTKTMVSHSADMLSKLRNQREAGLFCDITLRTNGQSYSAHRAVLAAVSDHFQEIFTEMDSSMKSDVDLTGFSEDSLLSLLDFSYSSTLSVCPEDLPEVIAMARHLGMWPAVEACSALMREQDQKLHPGKDFTSACACAGACHEHHRQQRVGKRKRVSDFEDSMNNCLSLRLDSSNGSLEESPRHNLRRTPKAQCHNGLPLSPSHRMKLMDFKSPSSKKAATPRHATSTPQSQNYSRISPTNTRLLRSTPGAAKKVQRWLPLPESPRKNKKSPSPKQHSRTSMSRASKVTVCSPVRIKQEVEEVGEDEQDYARAQEKYHLMNVLGLQRTALLPRPEDLIGWRQKKRLRKLKANNYSLTKRRKPRPASPGLPFGAVTLSLPLCNPVNTHLLSRSAKTKPLGPIITVQKRPKTVPPSDRSMRSKGTIPDMFRPASMPPFMGRELRRSVRRGDTAQQHLRGYAIKTKVKNTVRIKSEPTEYSLSGFPLLSNNPHDHTAHTFPPSHRTQAQHKVTAERTLRCNSSRPATKAKLKQASTREVGKTKCKPREEGRKVMDTKPRVKVNEPEGLKCSDQPPPASIYNHPLYKVIKEEPADPMPVGGAFPDPPSPDLGKRQSKPPIKLLDSGFLFSFCRPAGGPMAILKKEEESVDICLTRSVSQVGEGFGAVESPHRSLRARPPAPPVVKKERVERSVSQGKAQRPRPNARSINPQLTKCAGLKSTRTKSKQQVKRPRSSRSCVRMDAVCRARLKQLRGPRSQVPKGLKAPHACPQCSTSYKSCDALIMHRLRHIEGKHWPCLLCSKTFFLLRNVRSHIRTHDPKLYKCRSCIAAGN; translated from the exons ATGGCCGGCGACTGCACCCACATGAAGGCTCACTACAAGAAGGTAGAGACGTTTTGTCCGTCCAAACCCTGGTCAGATGAAGACGGAGACAGGGAGATGCAGGCAGCCGGGAACATGAAAGGGCGTGGACTTCCCGCACGGTGGTCGCCCAACTTTGAGACGATAGACGGGCTGTTGTACCGCAAGAAGCTGGAGAAGGGCTTCTTCAACTACCGTGAGGTCTTGGAGGAGGACCGGAGACAGGAGGCCCTCTCCACCTTTCACCGGCGGCGCCTCGGACAGCCCCACCTGTCCCTGGAGGAGACTTACAAATGTGTGGCTGAAAACTACTGGTGGGAAG GGATGTACTTCCAGATCAGAGATTTTGTCCTGGGCTGTCAAGAGTGTCAGAGCCAGCACACCAAGAAACCTAAG GGGCTGGCTGGCAGAGGATGTGTCACCAAGACGATGGTGTCACACAGCGCTGACATGCTGAGCAAGCTGAGGAATCAGCGGGAGGCCGGGCTTTTCTGTGACATTACACTACGGACCAACGGACAATCCTACTCTGCCCATAGAGCTGTCCTGGCAGCCGTCAGCGATCACTTCCAGGAAATCTTCACAGAAATGGACTCCAGCATGAAATCAGACGTAGATCTCACCG GCTTCAGTGAGGACAGCCTCCTGTCTCTGCTGGATTTCTCCTACTCCTccactctgtctgtctgcccGGAGGACCTTCCTGAAGTTATCGCCATGGCCCGCCACCTGGGCATGTGGCCTGCTGTGGAAGCCTGCTCGGCCCTCATGAGAGAGCAAGACCAAAAACTCCATCCCGGCAAGGACTTTACCTCAGCCTGTGCCTGTGCCGGCGCCTGTCATGAGCATCACCGCCAGCAGAGGGTAGGCAAAAGGAAAAGGGTTTCGGATTTCGAGGACAGTATGAACAACTGCTTAAGTCTGAGGCTGGATTCATCAAATGGGTCATTAGAAGAAAGTCCAAGGCACAATTTGCGCAGGACACCAAAAGCCCAATGCCATAATGGTCTCCCTCTGAGCCCCTCACACAGGATGAAGCTCATGGACTTCAAATCTCCCTCTTCCAAGAAAGCTGCCACCCCTCGACACGCTACATCCACCCCACAGTCGCAGAATTACTCGCGCATATCACCAACAAACACCCGTCTTCTCCGCTCCACTCCTGGGGCTGCCAAAAAGGTTCAGAGATGGCTACCCCTGCCAGAGAGCCCTcgaaaaaacaaaaaatctcCCTCTCCCAAACAGCATTCCCGCACCTCGATGTCAAGGGCTTCAAAGGTCACTGTGTGCAGCCCTGTGAGGATCAAGCAGGAAGTAGAGGAGGTTGGAGAGGATGAACAGGATTACGCAAGAGCACAGGAGAAGTACCATCTGATGAATGTTCTCGGGTTACAGAGGACCGCCCTCCTCCCAAGACCAGAAGATCTGATTGGCTGGAGGCAGAAGAAACGATTAAGAAAGCTGAAGGCTAACAACTATTCGCTGACAAAGCGTAGGAAACCACGCCCTGCCTCCCCAGGACTGCCATTTGGGGCTGTGACGCTGTCGCTGCCCCTCTGTAACCCTGTTAACACTCATCTTCTTAGCAGGTCGGCAAAGACCAAGCCTTTGGGTCCAATCATCACCGTGCAGAAGAGGCCAAAGACCGTCCCTCCGAGTGACAGGAGCATGAGAAGTAAAGGTACAATACCAGACATGTTCCGCCCTGCATCAATGCCTCCCTTCATGGGGAGGGAACTCAGGCGGTCGGTGAGGAGGGGTGACACTGCCCAGCAGCATCTGAGAGGCTACGCCatcaaaactaaagtgaaaaatACGGTGAGGATTAAGTCAGAACCAACTGAATACTCTCTCTCAGGTTTCCCTCTTTTATCAAACAACCCCCACGACCACACAGCCCACACGTTTCCACCCTCACACAGGACACAGGCCCAACATAAAGTCACTGCAGAGAGAACGCTGCGTTGCAACAGCAGCCGACCTGCAACAAAGGCTAAGCTTAAGCAGGCCTCCACAAGGGAGGTGGGTAAGACAAAGTGTAAGCctagagaggaggggaggaagGTCATGGACACTAAACCGAGAGTGAAGGTCAATGAACCCGAGGGGCTCAAGTGTTCAGACCAGCCTCCTCCCGCATCCATCTACAACCACCCTCTGTACAAAGTCATCAAAGAGGAGCCGGCAGACCCCATGCCCGTCGGAGGAGCCTTCCCCGATCCCCCCTCACCGGACCTGGGCAAGCGCCAGAGCAAGCCCCCCATCAAGCTACTGGACTCGGGCTTTTTGTTCAGCTTCTGTCGGCCAGCAGGGGGCCCGATGGCAATACTGAAGAAAGAGGAGGAGAGCGTGGACATCTGCCTGACGCGCTCTGTGTCACAAGTTGGGGAAGGATTTGGAGCGGTGGAATCCCCCCACAGGTCGCTGAGAGCCAGACCCCCCGCCCCGCCTGTGGTAAAGAAGGAGAGGGTGGAGAGGAGCGTGAGCCAAGGCAAGGCTCAGAGACCCCGGCCGAACGCCCGCAGCATCAATCCTCAACTGACTAAATGTGCCGGGTTGAAGTCCACACGGACCAAGTCAAAG CAGCAGGTGAAACGCCCTCGGAGCAGCAGGAGTTGCGTCAGGATGGACGCTGTGTGTCGGGCCAGGCTAAAGCAGCTTCGAGGGCCACGTAGTCAGGTCCCCAAAGGCCTCAAGGCGCCCCACGCCTGTCCGCAGTGCTCCACCTCCTACAAGAGCTGTGACGCTCTGATCATGCATCGCCTCAGACACATCGAGGGCAAGCACTGGCCATGTCTG CTCTGCAGTAAGACGTTCTTTCTGCTGAGGAATGTACGGAGCCACATCCGCACACATGACCCCAAGTTGTACAAATGCCGGAGCTGCATCGCTGCCGGAAACTGA